From Eptesicus fuscus isolate TK198812 chromosome 22, DD_ASM_mEF_20220401, whole genome shotgun sequence, a single genomic window includes:
- the MPZ gene encoding LOW QUALITY PROTEIN: myelin protein P0 (The sequence of the model RefSeq protein was modified relative to this genomic sequence to represent the inferred CDS: substituted 1 base at 1 genomic stop codon), with protein MAPGAPSSSPSSVLAALLFSSLVLPPAQAIVVYTDREVHGAVGSRVTLHCSFWSSEWVSDDISFTWRYQPAGGRDAISIFHFAKGQPYIDEVGTFKERIQWVGDPRWKDGSIVIHNLDYSDNGTFTCDVKNPPDIVGKTSQVTLYVFEKVPTRYGVVLGAVVGGVLGAVLLLLLLFYLVRFCWRRRQAALRRRLSAMEKGKLHKSGKDSSKRGRQTPVLYAMLDHSRSTKAASEKKSKGLGESRKDKKXRLAGRAGARGAGAEAPQGAQVVVIEMELRKDEQSSELRPAVKSPSRTSLKNALKNMMGLDSDP; from the exons ATGGCTCCTGGGGCTCCCTCGTCCAGCCCCAGTTCTGTCCTGGCCGCACTGCTCTTCTCCTCGTTGG TGCTGCCCCCGGCCCAGGCCATCGTCGTGTACACGGACAGGGAGGTCCATGGCGCCGTGGGCTCCCGAGTGACCCTGCACTGCTCCTTCTGGTCCAGCGAGTGGGTGTCGGACGACATCTCCTTCACCTGGCGCTACCAGCCCGCGGGGGGCCGCGACGCCATCTCC ATCTTCCACTTCGCCAAGGGGCAGCCCTACATCGACGAGGTGGGGACCTTCAAGGAGCGCATCCAGTGGGTGGGGGACCCGCGCTGGAAGGACGGCTCCATCGTCATCCACAACCTGGACTACAGCGACAACGGCACCTTCACCTGTGACGTCAAGAACCCCCCGGACATCGTGGGCAAGACCTCGCAGGTCACCCTCTACGTCTTCGAAAAAG tgcccaCGCGCTACGGGGTGGTGCTGGGCGCCGTCGTCGGGGGCGTGCTGGGCgccgtgctgctgctgctgctgctcttctACCTGGTGCGGTTCTGCTGGCGGCGCCGGCAGGCGGCCCTGAGGCGGCGGCTCAG CGCCATGGAGAAGGGGAAGCTGCACAAGTCCGGGAAGGACTCGTCCAAGCGCGGCCGGCAG ACGCCCGTGCTGTATGCCATGCTGgaccacagcaggagcaccaagGCGGCCAGTGAGAAGAAGTCCAAGGGGCTGGGGGAGTCTCGCAAGGATAAGAAATAGCGGTtagcgggccgggcgggggctcGGGGCGCAGGGGCGGAGGCCCCCCAGGGCGCGCAGGTGGTGGTCATCGAGATGGAGCTTCGCAAGGACGAGCAGAGCTCGGAGCTCAGGCCCGCGGTCAAGTCCCCCAGCAGAACCAGCCTCAAGAACGCCCTCAAGAACATGATGGGCCTGGACTCGGACCCGTga